The Corynebacterium halotolerans YIM 70093 = DSM 44683 region ATCGCCTCGACATTCCTGCCGGCACAGCCGTTCGACTGGAACCCGGTGACCACACCACGGTCCGACTCATCCCGCTCGGTGGTGACCGCAAGGTCCATGGCTTCCGCGATCTCGTCGACGGCTCGCTCGATGACCGCTCCGCCGTTGACGTCAATCTTGACGAGGCGCCATCGGACCGTCACTTGTCCGCGGCCGGAGATGCGCCGAAGCCGCTGAAGACCCGCCGCGGATACGGCAATGAAAGTCACGAGAACCGTGGAGAGGACGCACAGTAAT contains the following coding sequences:
- a CDS encoding urease subunit beta, yielding MKPGEYILAEPPVVCNEGRTAIELDVLNRGDRPVQVGSHFHFAESNRALEFDRRTALGHRLDIPAGTAVRLEPGDHTTVRLIPLGGDRKVHGFRDLVDGSLDDRSAVDVNLDEAPSDRHLSAAGDAPKPLKTRRGYGNESHENRGEDAQ